One genomic window of Cupriavidus malaysiensis includes the following:
- the phaP1 gene encoding TIGR01841 family phasin PhaP1, with the protein MILTPEQVAAAQKANLETLFGLTTKAFEGVEKLVELNLQVVKTTFAENVDNAKKALSAKDAQELLAIQASLVQPVAEKALAYTRHLYEIASETQGEFTKVAEAQLAEGSKKVQALVDNFAKNAPAGSESTVAIVKSAISAANNAYESVQKATKQAVEIAESNFQAAASAASKAAQQAGATARSAAKKPAAA; encoded by the coding sequence ATGATCCTGACCCCGGAACAAGTTGCAGCTGCACAAAAAGCCAATCTGGAAACCCTGTTCGGCCTGACCACCAAGGCGTTCGAAGGCGTCGAGAAGCTGGTTGAACTGAACCTGCAGGTCGTCAAGACCACCTTCGCCGAAAACGTCGACAACGCCAAGAAGGCGCTGTCCGCCAAGGACGCGCAGGAACTGCTGGCCATCCAGGCTTCGCTGGTCCAGCCCGTCGCCGAGAAGGCCCTGGCCTACACCCGTCACCTGTATGAAATCGCCTCGGAAACCCAGGGCGAGTTCACCAAGGTCGCCGAAGCCCAACTGGCCGAAGGCTCGAAGAAGGTGCAAGCCCTGGTCGACAACTTCGCCAAGAACGCGCCGGCCGGCTCCGAATCGACCGTCGCCATCGTGAAGTCCGCGATCAGCGCCGCCAACAACGCCTACGAGTCGGTGCAGAAGGCCACCAAGCAAGCCGTGGAAATCGCCGAAAGCAATTTCCAAGCTGCCGCCAGCGCTGCCAGCAAGGCTGCCCAGCAAGCCGGCGCCACTGCCCGCTCGG
- a CDS encoding acyl-CoA thioesterase, with protein MKPQAEPRSAYRHFLPITTRWMDNDVYGHVNNVVYYSYFDTVVNRYLIEQGVLDPAAGETIGLVIETQCNYFDSLSFPDTVVAGLRVARLGNTSVRYEVGLFRGEAETAAAQGHFVHVYVDRASRRPVPLPEALRRVLSPLAVELAESA; from the coding sequence ATGAAACCGCAAGCAGAACCCCGCAGCGCCTATCGTCATTTCCTTCCCATCACCACGCGCTGGATGGACAATGATGTCTATGGCCACGTCAACAACGTCGTCTACTACAGCTACTTCGATACGGTGGTGAACCGCTACCTGATCGAGCAAGGAGTGCTGGACCCGGCCGCGGGCGAGACCATCGGCCTGGTCATCGAAACACAATGCAACTACTTCGACTCACTTAGCTTTCCCGATACCGTGGTGGCCGGGCTGCGCGTGGCACGCCTGGGCAATACCAGTGTGCGCTACGAGGTGGGGCTGTTCCGCGGCGAGGCGGAGACGGCGGCGGCGCAGGGACACTTCGTCCATGTCTACGTCGACCGCGCGTCGCGCCGGCCGGTCCCGCTGCCCGAGGCACTGCGGCGGGTACTCTCGCCGCTGGCGGTCGAGCTGGCGGAATCGGCATGA
- a CDS encoding FadR/GntR family transcriptional regulator — protein MRTRAVTLTEQVTQQLSAEIARGDYPLGSRLPSGRQLAERFGVSAAVIREVTEHLRAQGLVESRQGLGCMVRARTGSAGFRLPAQLAVDREEMASLYELRLELEGAAAALAALRRTQQDLDSLSDLLQGLRQRLLEPQPAADLDTSFHIAIAAATHNKYYQQLLQYLNVQLHDAVRTARSNTLRQSGLAEAVHEEHVAVFAAIEAGDPVRARAAAEAHLRGAAARLGLRLEGNGPLPPVPA, from the coding sequence ATGCGTACCCGAGCCGTCACTCTCACCGAACAGGTCACCCAGCAGTTGAGCGCGGAGATCGCCCGCGGCGACTACCCGCTCGGCAGCCGCTTGCCGAGCGGCCGCCAGTTGGCGGAACGCTTCGGTGTCAGCGCCGCCGTGATCCGCGAGGTCACCGAGCACCTGCGTGCGCAGGGGCTGGTGGAAAGCCGCCAGGGTCTGGGCTGCATGGTGCGCGCGCGCACCGGCAGTGCCGGCTTCCGCCTGCCGGCACAACTGGCCGTGGACCGAGAGGAGATGGCCAGCCTCTATGAATTGCGGCTCGAGCTCGAAGGCGCGGCCGCTGCCCTGGCGGCGTTGCGGCGCACGCAGCAGGACCTCGACTCGCTGTCGGACCTGCTGCAAGGCCTGCGCCAGCGCCTGCTGGAACCGCAGCCGGCCGCCGACCTCGACACGTCCTTCCATATCGCGATTGCTGCCGCCACGCACAACAAGTACTACCAGCAGTTGCTGCAGTACTTGAACGTGCAGTTGCACGACGCCGTGCGCACCGCGCGCAGCAATACGCTGCGCCAGTCGGGACTGGCCGAAGCCGTGCACGAGGAGCATGTAGCCGTGTTCGCCGCCATCGAGGCAGGCGACCCCGTGCGCGCCCGGGCCGCCGCCGAGGCCCATCTGCGCGGCGCGGCCGCCCGCCTCGGCCTGCGGCTGGAAGGCAATGGCCCCCTGCCCCCGGTCCCGGCCTGA
- the pbpG gene encoding D-alanyl-D-alanine endopeptidase, whose protein sequence is MSRSDSPFLRFFGLSSLSSAATAVMVSASLLAVPVAHAADAGSNGKTSKTAKKTSKSTKKTAAAGAAKKSAKAEGATRKVVVLKNGKRHVVTQRQAVPVRTAFTPAKPSMGEALGLRETADALALRSSVALVMDQDTNEVLFQKNPNAVLPIASITKLMTATVVLEARQPMDEMLTITEEDRDTEKHSGSRLRFGAQLSRHDMLLLALMSSENRAASALGRNYPGGLPAFVQAMNRKARELGMNDTHYVDSNGLSSSNVSSAVDLARLVNAAYRNPTIREFSTQTEYEVNVLGRPLHYVSTNRLVRGGNWDIGLQKTGFISEAGQCLVMQARVHGRNVVMVFLDSVGKLSRFADATRVRDWLEHSPSIQPRPFPGAPNLTQGPTSPQAVLASQQPRGT, encoded by the coding sequence ATGTCCCGGTCCGATTCCCCATTCCTGAGATTCTTCGGCCTCTCCTCGTTGTCCTCCGCCGCCACTGCCGTGATGGTGTCCGCGTCCCTGCTCGCCGTGCCCGTGGCGCACGCGGCCGACGCCGGATCGAACGGCAAGACCAGTAAGACGGCCAAGAAGACGAGCAAGAGCACGAAGAAGACGGCCGCCGCTGGCGCGGCCAAGAAGTCCGCCAAGGCGGAAGGCGCCACCCGCAAGGTGGTGGTGCTGAAGAACGGCAAGCGTCACGTGGTGACGCAGCGCCAGGCGGTGCCGGTGCGCACCGCCTTCACGCCGGCCAAGCCCTCGATGGGCGAGGCGCTCGGCCTGCGCGAGACCGCCGACGCGCTGGCGCTGCGTTCCAGCGTGGCGCTGGTGATGGACCAGGACACCAATGAGGTGCTGTTCCAGAAGAACCCCAATGCGGTGCTGCCGATCGCCTCGATCACCAAGCTGATGACGGCGACGGTGGTGCTGGAGGCGCGCCAGCCGATGGATGAGATGCTCACCATCACCGAGGAAGACCGCGATACCGAGAAGCACAGTGGCTCGCGCCTGCGTTTCGGCGCCCAGCTCAGCCGCCACGACATGCTGCTGCTGGCGCTGATGTCTTCGGAAAACCGCGCCGCCTCGGCGCTCGGCCGCAACTATCCGGGCGGCCTGCCTGCCTTCGTGCAGGCGATGAACCGCAAGGCGCGCGAGCTGGGCATGAACGACACGCACTACGTCGACTCGAACGGCCTGTCGAGCAGCAACGTCTCCAGCGCGGTCGACCTGGCGCGCCTGGTCAATGCGGCCTACCGCAACCCGACCATCCGCGAGTTCTCCACCCAGACCGAGTACGAGGTCAACGTGCTGGGCCGCCCGCTGCACTATGTCAGCACGAACCGCCTGGTGCGCGGTGGCAACTGGGATATCGGCCTGCAGAAGACGGGCTTCATTTCCGAGGCCGGCCAGTGCCTGGTGATGCAGGCGCGCGTGCACGGCCGCAATGTCGTGATGGTGTTCCTGGACTCGGTCGGCAAGCTGTCGCGCTTCGCCGATGCCACCCGCGTGCGCGACTGGCTGGAGCACTCGCCGTCGATCCAGCCGCGCCCCTTTCCCGGAGCACCCAATCTGACCCAGGGTCCGACGTCGCCGCAGGCGGTGCTGGCGTCGCAGCAACCTCGCGGGACCTGA
- a CDS encoding cytochrome P450 encodes MADPGAGLAGHETSAATLAWWVWCMAANPAAQATARAEVERVLQGRAPGADRLSDLTYLTQTIKETLRLYPTAPVLISRRSKRTLTLGPWTFPERTLFMLPVQLMHHDARWFDEPLAFRPERFAAGAPDFPRGAYLPFGAGPRVCLGQHLAMAELTVAAAMVLQRFSLSLLPDTGDAGRLGTVLHITLRPAQPMRLGLAPAT; translated from the coding sequence ATGGCCGACCCGGGCGCCGGCCTGGCAGGCCATGAAACCAGCGCGGCCACGCTGGCCTGGTGGGTGTGGTGCATGGCCGCGAACCCCGCCGCGCAAGCCACGGCCCGCGCGGAAGTGGAGCGCGTGCTGCAAGGACGGGCGCCCGGCGCCGACAGGCTGTCCGACTTGACCTATCTGACGCAGACCATCAAGGAAACACTGCGGCTGTACCCGACGGCGCCGGTGCTGATCAGCCGCCGCAGCAAGCGTACGCTGACCCTCGGCCCCTGGACCTTCCCGGAGCGCACCCTGTTCATGCTCCCGGTCCAGTTGATGCACCACGATGCGCGCTGGTTCGACGAACCGCTCGCCTTCCGGCCCGAGCGCTTCGCCGCCGGCGCCCCCGACTTCCCGCGCGGCGCCTACCTGCCGTTCGGTGCCGGCCCACGGGTCTGCCTGGGGCAGCATCTGGCGATGGCAGAACTGACGGTCGCCGCAGCCATGGTGCTGCAGCGTTTTTCGCTGTCGCTGCTGCCGGACACGGGGGATGCGGGGCGGCTCGGTACCGTGCTGCACATTACCTTGCGGCCGGCCCAGCCGATGCGGCTGGGACTCGCCCCCGCGACATAG
- a CDS encoding IclR family transcriptional regulator translates to MSDADKSPGKTSIQVIERMMTLLDALAQHADPVSLKELSLTTGLHPSTAHRILNDMVACRFVDRSDPGSYRLGMRLLELGNLVKARLSVREAALAPMRALHRVTGQTVNLSVRQGDEIVYIERAYSERSGMQVVRAIGGRAPLHLTSVGKLFLAVDEAARVRSYATRTGLAGHTRTSITDLPKLERELSWVRSNGYARDNEELELGVRCIAAGIYDDSRRLIAGLSLSAPADRLQDSWLQNLKDTALQISRGMGYTAEESA, encoded by the coding sequence ATGTCTGACGCTGACAAATCGCCTGGAAAGACCTCGATCCAGGTTATCGAACGCATGATGACCCTGCTGGACGCCCTCGCCCAGCACGCAGATCCGGTCAGCTTGAAAGAACTGTCTCTGACCACCGGCCTGCACCCCTCGACCGCCCACCGCATCCTCAACGACATGGTGGCCTGCCGCTTCGTCGACCGCTCCGACCCAGGCAGCTATCGGCTCGGCATGCGCCTGCTGGAGCTTGGCAATCTCGTCAAAGCCCGGCTCTCGGTACGCGAAGCGGCGCTGGCACCCATGCGCGCGCTGCATCGCGTGACCGGACAGACCGTCAACCTGTCGGTGCGCCAGGGCGACGAGATCGTCTACATCGAACGCGCCTACAGCGAGCGCTCGGGCATGCAGGTGGTGCGCGCCATCGGCGGCCGCGCGCCGCTGCACCTGACCTCGGTCGGCAAGCTGTTCCTGGCGGTCGACGAGGCGGCGCGCGTGCGCAGCTATGCCACGCGCACCGGCCTGGCCGGGCACACCCGTACCTCGATCACCGACCTGCCCAAGCTGGAGCGCGAGCTGAGCTGGGTGCGCAGCAACGGCTATGCGCGCGACAACGAGGAACTGGAGCTGGGCGTGCGCTGCATCGCGGCCGGCATCTATGACGACTCGCGCCGCCTGATCGCCGGCCTGTCGCTGTCGGCGCCGGCCGACCGGCTGCAGGACAGCTGGCTGCAGAACCTGAAGGACACCGCGCTGCAGATCTCGCGCGGCATGGGCTACACGGCCGAGGAAAGCGCCTGA
- a CDS encoding FAD-binding oxidoreductase, with protein sequence MQPDDFLPRLVEALGPDTVVTRPEDIAPWLADWRGLYRGQAQAVVRPRRVEEVSRALALCQQAAVPVVPRGGNTGLCGAATPDGSPRNVVLSLDRMNAIRSIDTIANTMVAEAGCILGNLRRAAEAEHRLLPLSLAAEDSCQIGGNLATNAGGVNVVRYGMTRELVLGIEAVLPTGEVFHGLRALRKDNTGYDLKQLLIGSEGTLGVITAAALRLLPRTDVRSVVLAAVESPAQALSLFSLLYARCGARLQAFEFFTGDCVDLVLAHAEGVQEPFATRYPGYVLVELADTTDESALGALLEQVIGTALDDGLCLDAAVSASLAQLQALWKLREEISEAQRADGPHLKHDVSLPIERIPAFMDSMAQRVARLDPGIRPFIFGHFGDGNLHYNLSRPAGAGPDWATRHGKAVTAEVIDEVVRYGGSISAEHGIGQLKRDDFLRTKDPLELRLMSEIKRVFDPAGIMNPGKLL encoded by the coding sequence ATGCAACCTGACGATTTCCTGCCCCGCCTCGTGGAGGCGCTCGGCCCCGATACGGTGGTCACCCGCCCGGAAGACATCGCCCCCTGGCTCGCCGACTGGCGCGGCCTCTATCGGGGCCAGGCACAGGCGGTGGTACGCCCGCGCCGCGTCGAGGAAGTGTCGCGCGCGCTCGCCCTGTGCCAGCAGGCCGCGGTACCGGTGGTGCCGCGCGGCGGCAATACCGGACTGTGCGGCGCCGCCACGCCGGATGGCAGCCCCCGCAACGTGGTGCTGAGCCTGGACCGCATGAACGCGATCCGCTCGATCGACACCATCGCCAACACCATGGTGGCCGAGGCCGGCTGCATCCTGGGCAACCTGCGCCGCGCCGCCGAGGCCGAGCACCGGCTGCTGCCACTGAGCCTGGCAGCGGAAGACTCCTGCCAGATCGGCGGCAACCTCGCCACCAACGCCGGTGGCGTCAATGTGGTCCGCTACGGCATGACGCGCGAACTGGTGCTGGGCATCGAAGCCGTGCTGCCTACCGGTGAGGTGTTCCACGGCCTGCGGGCCTTGCGCAAGGACAATACCGGCTACGACCTCAAGCAATTGCTGATCGGCTCGGAAGGCACGCTGGGCGTCATCACCGCAGCCGCGCTGCGCCTGCTGCCGCGCACCGACGTGCGCAGCGTGGTGCTGGCCGCCGTGGAGTCCCCGGCGCAGGCCCTGTCGCTGTTCTCGCTGCTCTACGCCCGCTGCGGCGCGCGCCTGCAGGCCTTCGAGTTCTTCACCGGGGACTGCGTGGACCTCGTGCTGGCCCATGCCGAAGGCGTGCAGGAGCCGTTTGCCACGCGTTACCCCGGCTATGTGCTGGTGGAGTTGGCCGACACGACCGACGAGTCCGCGCTCGGCGCCCTGCTCGAGCAAGTGATCGGCACGGCGCTGGATGACGGCTTATGCCTCGACGCCGCGGTCTCGGCCTCGCTGGCGCAATTGCAGGCCCTGTGGAAGCTGCGCGAAGAGATCTCGGAAGCGCAACGGGCCGACGGTCCCCACCTGAAGCATGACGTCTCGTTGCCGATCGAACGGATCCCGGCCTTCATGGACAGCATGGCGCAGCGGGTGGCCCGGCTCGATCCCGGCATCCGCCCCTTCATCTTCGGCCACTTCGGCGACGGCAACCTGCACTACAACCTCTCGCGCCCGGCCGGCGCCGGCCCCGACTGGGCCACCCGGCACGGCAAGGCGGTCACGGCGGAAGTGATCGACGAAGTGGTGCGCTATGGCGGCAGCATCAGCGCCGAGCACGGCATCGGCCAGCTCAAGCGTGATGACTTCCTGCGCACCAAGGATCCGCTGGAGTTGCGGCTGATGAGCGAGATCAAGCGGGTCTTCGACCCCGCAGGCATCATGAACCCGGGCAAGCTGCTCTGA
- a CDS encoding histone deacetylase produces the protein MLAYYADEFVLPLPPDHRFPMRKYRMLRDGVAASVTGLELCEAPRADDADLLRAHTADYVRQVSAGQLDAARQREIGFPWSVEMVERSRRSAGASIAACRAALADGIAVNLAGGTHHAYADKGGGFCVFNDAAIAARALQAEGRVARVAVVDLDVHQGNGTASILAGDPSIFTLSLHGEKNYPFRKEASDLDVGLPDGCGDEAYLQALQQAIEMLSQRFSPQLIIYLAGADPHEGDRLGRLKLTLGGLARRDALVFDYALARRLPVAVAMAGGYGRQIEDTVAVHVQTVALAAQYQLRHPLRGAAATARVAGAAA, from the coding sequence ATGCTTGCCTACTACGCCGACGAGTTCGTCTTGCCGCTGCCGCCGGACCACCGCTTCCCGATGCGGAAGTACCGCATGCTGCGCGACGGCGTGGCGGCCTCGGTAACCGGGCTGGAGCTGTGCGAGGCGCCGCGGGCGGACGATGCAGACTTGCTGCGCGCCCACACTGCCGACTATGTGCGGCAGGTATCGGCCGGGCAACTCGATGCAGCGCGCCAGCGCGAGATCGGTTTCCCTTGGTCGGTCGAAATGGTGGAGCGCTCGCGGCGCTCCGCCGGTGCGTCGATCGCCGCGTGCAGGGCGGCGCTGGCCGACGGCATCGCGGTCAACCTGGCCGGCGGCACCCATCACGCCTATGCCGACAAGGGCGGCGGCTTCTGCGTCTTCAACGATGCCGCCATCGCGGCACGGGCGCTGCAGGCGGAGGGCCGCGTCGCACGCGTAGCGGTGGTCGACCTCGACGTGCACCAGGGCAACGGCACGGCCTCCATCCTGGCCGGCGACCCGAGCATTTTCACGCTGTCCTTGCACGGGGAGAAGAACTACCCCTTCCGCAAGGAGGCCAGCGACCTGGACGTGGGCCTGCCCGACGGCTGCGGCGACGAAGCCTACCTGCAGGCGCTGCAGCAGGCGATCGAAATGCTGTCGCAGCGCTTCTCGCCGCAACTGATCATCTACCTGGCCGGTGCGGATCCGCATGAGGGCGACCGGCTCGGCCGGCTCAAACTCACCCTGGGCGGCCTGGCTCGGCGCGATGCCCTGGTCTTCGACTATGCGCTGGCGCGCCGTCTGCCGGTGGCCGTGGCGATGGCGGGCGGCTATGGCCGGCAGATCGAGGACACGGTGGCCGTCCATGTGCAGACCGTGGCACTGGCGGCGCAGTATCAGTTACGCCATCCGCTGCGAGGCGCAGCCGCGACGGCGCGCGTGGCAGGAGCGGCGGCGTGA
- a CDS encoding nitroreductase has product MEPQGPLPDEVAAVDRAILTRRSVRAFLDTPVPRETVEDILGVASRAPSGTNSQPWRVYVLTGDAKARLCADVLAAYDDPERDSKYLEEYPYYPREWIDPYLARRRKVGWDLYELLEISREDKARMHEQHARNFRFFDAPVGLIFTIDRIMEQGSWLDYGMFLQSLMIAARARGLDTCPQAAFARFHRVIGDHLRLTEDEMVVCGMSLGYADPDAIANQLSTEREPVSGFARFLS; this is encoded by the coding sequence GTGGAGCCGCAAGGCCCGCTGCCCGACGAGGTGGCGGCGGTCGACCGGGCCATCCTCACCCGGCGCTCGGTGCGCGCTTTCCTCGATACCCCGGTGCCGCGCGAGACGGTGGAGGACATCCTCGGCGTGGCCAGCCGCGCACCGTCCGGTACCAATTCCCAGCCTTGGCGCGTCTACGTGCTGACCGGCGATGCCAAGGCGCGCCTGTGCGCCGATGTGCTGGCGGCCTACGACGATCCGGAGCGCGACAGCAAGTATCTGGAAGAATATCCCTACTATCCGCGCGAGTGGATCGATCCCTATCTGGCGCGGCGCCGCAAGGTGGGCTGGGATCTCTATGAATTGCTGGAGATCAGCCGCGAGGACAAGGCGCGCATGCACGAGCAGCATGCGCGTAACTTCCGCTTCTTCGACGCGCCGGTCGGATTGATCTTCACCATCGACCGCATCATGGAGCAGGGCAGCTGGCTCGATTACGGCATGTTCCTGCAGAGCCTGATGATCGCGGCGCGGGCGCGCGGGCTGGATACCTGTCCACAGGCGGCCTTTGCGCGCTTCCATCGCGTCATCGGCGATCATCTGCGCCTGACGGAAGACGAGATGGTGGTGTGCGGGATGTCCCTCGGTTACGCCGATCCGGATGCCATCGCCAATCAATTGAGCACGGAACGTGAACCGGTCAGCGGGTTCGCGCGTTTTCTCAGTTGA
- a CDS encoding cytochrome P450 — protein sequence MWPEHQVVVSDPELARELLVAHHADLVRWEHAMHVFSGLQGRSVLVVEGESWHGKRTALQPAFSPRAVQSLVPTIVAACDRRWRNGRPGRRPGRP from the coding sequence ATCTGGCCGGAGCACCAGGTCGTCGTCAGCGATCCCGAACTGGCGCGTGAACTGCTCGTGGCCCATCACGCCGATCTCGTGCGCTGGGAACACGCCATGCACGTGTTCTCCGGACTGCAGGGTCGCAGCGTGCTCGTCGTCGAGGGTGAGTCCTGGCATGGCAAGCGCACGGCGCTGCAGCCGGCCTTCTCGCCGCGGGCGGTGCAGTCGCTGGTGCCGACCATCGTCGCAGCCTGCGACAGGCGCTGGCGCAATGGCCGACCCGGGCGCCGGCCTGGCAGGCCATGA
- a CDS encoding DMT family transporter, with the protein MPWLFVLIWSTGFIVAKYGMPYAEPMTFLFLRFAGVLVFMLPFVLLARVPLPQRQGRTDWRKVGHLALAGLFLQAGYLGGVWAAVKLGMPAGVSALIVGMQPVLTALIATRLGERIGARQWLGLLCGIAGVGLVVANKLTVAGMSPASLLLALGALLCITIGTLYQKRYCPVFDLRIGSVIQFAASALACLPFMFLFETREVQWTAAMVCALLWSVLALSIGAISLLFVLLRQGAATRVSSLMYLTPPTTAVMAWLLFGERFPPLAALGMALAVAGVALVMRR; encoded by the coding sequence ATGCCATGGCTGTTCGTGCTGATCTGGAGCACCGGCTTCATCGTTGCCAAGTACGGCATGCCTTATGCCGAGCCCATGACCTTCCTGTTCCTGCGCTTCGCCGGCGTGCTGGTCTTCATGCTTCCCTTCGTGCTGCTTGCGCGGGTGCCGCTGCCGCAACGCCAGGGACGTACCGACTGGCGCAAGGTCGGCCATCTGGCCCTGGCCGGCCTGTTCCTGCAGGCTGGCTACCTGGGCGGGGTCTGGGCCGCGGTCAAGCTGGGCATGCCGGCCGGCGTGTCGGCGCTGATCGTGGGCATGCAGCCGGTGCTGACCGCGCTGATCGCCACGCGGCTGGGCGAGCGCATCGGTGCCCGGCAATGGCTGGGGCTGCTGTGCGGCATCGCCGGCGTCGGGCTGGTGGTGGCCAACAAGCTGACGGTGGCCGGCATGTCACCGGCGTCGCTGCTGCTGGCGCTGGGCGCCTTGCTGTGCATCACCATCGGCACGCTGTACCAGAAGCGTTATTGCCCGGTGTTCGACCTGCGCATCGGTTCGGTGATCCAGTTCGCGGCATCGGCGCTGGCCTGCCTGCCGTTCATGTTCCTGTTCGAGACACGTGAGGTGCAGTGGACCGCGGCGATGGTGTGTGCACTGCTATGGTCGGTGCTTGCCTTGTCGATCGGCGCTATCTCGCTGCTCTTCGTCCTGCTGCGGCAAGGTGCTGCCACGCGCGTGTCCAGCCTGATGTACCTGACGCCGCCCACCACGGCGGTGATGGCCTGGCTGTTGTTCGGCGAGCGTTTCCCGCCGCTGGCAGCGCTGGGCATGGCCTTGGCGGTGGCGGGGGTAGCCCTCGTCATGCGCCGTTGA